CAGATCGCGCCGCACCAGGATCGCGCCCAGTGGCAGGGGCAAACCCGTCTCGGCTTCCCACCATGCGCCCAGATCCATATGTTGACTGAGGCCATGCTGCGCGTAGGTAAAACGCGACTCATGGATGATCAGGCCCGCGTCCACCTCGCCGCGCTCCACCGCGGGCATGACCTCGTCGTAACGCATGCGCACCACCCTGACTTCGGGATAGACCAGCCGCAACAGTAACTCGGCGGTGGTCAGCGCGCCGGGCGAGGCCACGGTCTTGCTGTTCAAGTTCCCAACGTCGCCGCGCGTCACGATCAGTGGCCCCACGCCGCGCCCCAGTGCCCCACCCGCGCGCAGGGCCACGTACCGGTCCATCACGCCGAAGTAGGCCCGGTAACTGATCTTGGTCATGGGCAGGCGGCCCAGCGCGGCCCAGTCGTTGAGGGTCTGCACGTCCTCCAGCACTTCGCTCACGGGCAGGGGCGCGGGCACCAGCCCGGCGTGCAGGGCGTGGAAGATAAAAGTGTCGTTGGGGCAGAAGGAATAGCCCAGTTGCAGTGTGTCAGGAAGGGCAGGCGTGAGACTCATGCCTCAGGGTACGCCCCGCCTCACGCGTTGATCAGCGGTGCATCACACTGCCGCCGCATGCTGTGTGGCATGAAGAGGCTTGCCCTGTTGACGGCTCTGAGTTGCCTGGCCTGCGCGGAGGCGGGCGGCGCGGACGGCGGCATTCCCATCGGTCTCGGCTCCCAGGGCTGCGCTCCGGGGTACATGGCGCCAGATTTTGCTCGCCTGGACAGCGAACTGCAAACCGCCCGCCTGCGCTGGAAGATGGCAAACCTGCAGCAGTACCGCTACGATTTTGCCCGGATCG
This sequence is a window from Deinococcus humi. Protein-coding genes within it:
- a CDS encoding 1,4-dihydroxy-6-naphthoate synthase, with the translated sequence MSLTPALPDTLQLGYSFCPNDTFIFHALHAGLVPAPLPVSEVLEDVQTLNDWAALGRLPMTKISYRAYFGVMDRYVALRAGGALGRGVGPLIVTRGDVGNLNSKTVASPGALTTAELLLRLVYPEVRVVRMRYDEVMPAVERGEVDAGLIIHESRFTYAQHGLSQHMDLGAWWEAETGLPLPLGAILVRRDLATDTQWALNESVRASLEYAYAHPEASRAYIRQHALEMADEVMQAHIDLYVNPFSLDVGEEGTRAVQELHRRAVQMGAAQASALPLFVERP